GAGTTTTCCAAAACCGTCCATCCTTTTCAATCAGCCAGTAGGAGAAGAGATCGCTCCGGCGCGGTAAAAAGGATTCGGTAGCGTTTTGGCTAATAATTGCAGGGTCGTATCCTAGCAGTTTTTGAAAAGATAAAGCAGCGGCTGAGGTAATACACCCTGTCAACCTGTAGTTAAGGTTTTGCATAATTTGAGGACCTGCTGCACAGTCATAGAAACTGTCGGGGTCTTGTCCGATTAGACATACGGCAATGCCGTCTTTACGACCTGTAGCGCAAGTTTCACCGATCATCTGGGCAAAACCAGGTTTTTTAAGCAGTACTGACAACTCATCTCCAATGAACAAACTCTGGGGGTGAGACAAGGCATTTCGGATACACGCTGCATGAGCGCTAATTGCCATCAAGTAGGCATCCTGCTCGCTTGTCAGACCGCTGAGGGCGAAAAACTTCACTACTGGCTCCGGTGAAAAAGTGCTAGGTCTGCCGATCGCTCTACCCAAGCGAGACACCAACAGCGCCGAAATCTGGCTGTTAATTTGGTTGATCGCCTGCCGATCTAGATCCTCAAACGATCGCAAGTTTAATCGTTCGCGGGTGCAGTAGCGAGTAAAGTCAGCTAAGATGGGGATTTGCTGCCACTCTTGAGATTTCCACCCCTGCTCAAATGCTCTGTTGTAGCGGTCAATAATGTCCGGTTCGCGCAGGAACACGTCCAACGTGAGACGCAAAATTGCTTCAACCCGCTGAGCCAGGTGAGGACTGTTAACCTTACCCATAGCGATCGCCAACAGTGCTTTAAGGATAGATTCCTTCCAGCTTTCCATGCGTCGTTGCTGCTCTTCCTTTTTGAAGCGACGCAAGTCCGGCGGTTCCATCAAATTGCTGCTGCCTCTGGAGATATCAAAGTATGCGCCCCGATCGCCGAGGAGCTGCACAGCAGTTTTGAAGCTGCTATTGCCTCCAGAGGAGATGTCCATGCCCACTACAGGAATGTTGTTCGCCACAGCTTCTAAGGCAAAGCGCCACACCATTACACTTTTTCCAGAGCCAGAAGTTCCTGTCACCAGTAAGCGTTTTGCTCCACCATCAAACAGATCGATATATATCGGTTTGCCGCCTCGGTCGCTGACAAACTCCACCCCTCGCCGATCAATCGCTTTAGGCAAAGTCAGCGGTAAAAATCCGGCAATTGTCTGGGTATCAGGGGTAAGACGGCGTTCGCTACTAAGTACATCTGTACTGTGCAACATCCGTTTGGTAGTAATCGGTAGAGTTTGCAACCACAATTCCCAAGCGATATTGCGCTCTCGAATTAACTTCGCCGTGTCAAAGTTGTTAGCGAAGGCATTGCAGGCAACGTTGAGTTCTTCCTGAGTTTCTCGAAAGACTAAAAACACTGGCGCACAATGCAATGCCTTCATGCCTTCATACAATCGCCTTTGAGCATCAAACGATTCTTCCTGCTTGATCTCTGCCCCAACATCTCGACCTGCACCTTTGGTAAAAGCCCTAGTTTTGGCGGCTTTAGTCTGTTTAGCTTGCCGTGCTAGGTTGTCCTGAATCAAAAAATTATTCGCAAGTGAAATCTCGACCCAAGCTTCTGTATCTCGGATAAACCCGGCGCTCATGCACTTCCATACCCAGCGGAGTTGTTCTCTAGCAGAAATCCATCCCGTTGGTGGCTCTTCCATGACTACAACACCGCACTGTTTATTCACACCTCTACCCCTGATGAATACAGTATCTCGGCTCTCCCGATGTTCTGGGCAAGCAGATTCACCATTGTGCCCTTCAATCAAAACCGTAACGCTATGTTTTTCCGTGGTCTTGGTTTCATAAAGCTTGTAGCCATCATCGCTGTTTTCTTCCAATGTGATGACTTGTGGAATTGCTGGAGCCGTAGCAGAGTTGAAACGATTCCACAACCACTGCCAAGCTTCTGTTTTAGTGCAAGGCGTGACATTTAACCCCATCTTGGTTGTGAGTAACAACTCCCAAGGAATGAATCCCTCTTGAAAAGCTTTGACAAATAGTTTTTGGAAGAATTGCTCTTGGTAGACTTTGGTGTTGCCAGCGATCGCGGCAAGTATGCCAAACTTAAGTTTGGATTCAATCTTGCTCCACCAATCTGAGTGAGCGGACTCAGCAGTGTTGCTAGCAGTCCAGGTACAAAAAATATACTGCTGCCAGACTTGGCGAGTCCCTTTAACAGTTAGTTCGCGTACCCGCTTCTGCTCGTTTCTCAGCAAAACTGCAATTGGAGCGAGTTGGCAATCGTCTGCCAAGTCCTCTAACTGCTGCTGCCGCTCTAAGTCTTCGCTGTAGCACCCCAGACAGAAGGTCATTCGCTCTTTTGCTGGAATTCCCTTAAATCCTTCAGTTACTTGGTCAGCAAAGCCCGACACTTCATTGCGGGTCAGTACATCGTGCAGCCCTTCTAGTTTGAACATGAAGACCACTTGATATTGGTCTTTACCCTGCTCTAATAAAAAAGCAGAAACTTCTCGATTATCTTTTTTAATTTCTGCAATACAACAGAGATTGACATCATTTTGGAATGGCATAAAAATACTTTTCCCTTGATACTGGTTTGGCACAACTTTAGGCTTTAGACGCACTCGAACAACTGAATCGCTGTAGCGTTGGCGAATCCATCTAGGTCGCTCTTGAGGTAAGGGAGAAATATAAATTTTGTTGCCGTTGCACCAATCTTTTCCAGGCGGTCTTTTGAACTGGTCGATGAATTTGTATGGTTTATTGCCATTTAAAATCCACCAGCTAAGAATCAGCCAAAATGTTGTGGCAAAGAACCATTGAATTCCCAAACTGAGAAATCCATTGGTGATGGTGTAACACACCATAGCGATCGCTATCCAGGGGACAAGCTGGTTGGCGGGAATTGGACCAATACTAGCTTCTTTACCGAGAATTTTATTAAACCGAATAAATTCTCTTTCTGGCGCTGAATTCATGTTGCTATGAAGAAAGATGATGAAGAATTAACTAGAAATCAAATTCAAAGTTTGCTTCCTAGTTCTTGTGCCTAGTTTGTAAATTAGGCACCCGTAAAAATTAACGTAATAATGTCTAAACCGATGACAATACCAAAGGCAAGCGCAACTTGAGTTGCAATGGGTCGCCAGTCATTTCCCTGCTGGGCTTGGTTGTAAGCAAATAAGCCTGCTGCTACAACAAGGAGCAAAAAGATAGCTCGAATCATGTTAAATACAGTCCCTACTGTTCCAGTATCAACGCCGGAGTTAGAGGCATTAACCAATTCACCTACAAAGTCTTCTAGACCGCTCAAAAATAGTGCATGAGCTGGAGCATCGAATAGTGTAAATAAACAGGTAGTTCCAATAATTGCTGTAGCAACGTGCCAGAATCGAATTTTGGCATTAATCCACTTTTCAACCAACGGAATAGCACGACCTATGTTGTACAGTCCCAGGTAAACAATGCTCGCACAGCCGAGAATAGCCACCATCAAAGGCTCTTGAATCAGTAAGTAAGCTGTTACAGCAAGCAGCAGAACGATGAACATTACATCAAACCGATTAATCCGGTTAAATCTACGCTTATTGGTGTAGGTAGTGAAACGCATGAGAGTCATAATCTCCTCGAATTTGTTAATAGTTAAAATATTTGTTTCTAGCAATAGCGATCGCCAGCCTTCGAGCTTTTCGAGAAGCCGCTCAATTCTATTCGTAGAAAGAACAATGTACGGTGAAGCGATCGCCGTAAGCTTCCTGTAAGGTAAAGAAAGCCTTTCTCGAAGTGTAGGAGGGGCTGAGGCTGGCTGTTAAGAAATGGCTGCGTTACATTTCGATTTCTTTGTCAGAATAATGACGTGATTGAGTAGGCTTTCGCTCGGGTTTAGAAGCCTCTTTAGCTAGGTCTTGCTTTTGTTCTTGCTCCGCTTCTGCCTCTAAAACCAAAGATTCATTTAACAATGCCAAGATTGGGGTGGGAATATCGCATTGTTCAACTCTGTAATACTCCGATTTAGAACCTTTTTCAGAAGGAGTAAGTGTGGCTTTGAAAACTTGCTCTCCTTCATTCAGCAAGTCATATCCAACTAAGCTTTTTTGGTTCTTAGATTTCATTACTTCAAATTCATAGTTATTTACTCCTTCTTCATCGGTAAATATAAACCCAGATTCGCCCTTACCGTTAAAAAATTCTGGGGAATGCTGTTTGAAATTGACAACAAACTCCTGAGCAAGCTGCTGTTTCTCAAATGCTTCAGGGGTCTGTGGCAAGATGCGAATATTGTCTATTTCCCTAGCAGAAAGCGAATCCTCCAACACTTTCCAGCTAGAGCCATCATCACTAATTGCTGTAAAGAGCTGGCGGTCGGCTTTGTCTTTTAAGGAAATACTAATGGACTCGGTGCTAGACCGATCTACATAGACTATTCGATCGGGTGGCAGCGAGCAACACAGCACATCTTCGTTCTGGAGCGCATCTTCGGTGTGTGCTGAGTAAACAAATGCCATGAGGGTGTTTGCCACTGTTGTTTGTTGCGAGATAGCAGCACGTCCCTCTGATGATTCCTGCAATAACTCTGACTCTATGCGTTTGTCGATTCCTGCTTGTTGCTCTAGGGCTTCGATCCGTTCCTCTAAAGCATCAATGCGTTTGACAAGTCGATTGAGGTATTCTTCAATTTGAGTCAGTTTGTCGTCCAGGCTGGCATTGGGGTTAAGCTTAATGGGCGGTAGAGGTGTCGATGTTGCGTCCAAACTATCGCCCAGTTGATTGACTTTATCTGCCAGTTGATTTGTGGCTGCACCGATGCTATCCTCAACCGCATTTTCTGCTGGAGAATTTTGCACCTGACGCTTAGGAGTGGAAGTTTCAGCAGACTCAGTTGAAGGCTCATCATCGTCAACAGTACGAGCAGACCGATCGGCTGTTTGTAGTTGTTCAGCTCGTTCTGCAAGCTGCTGCGTTCGCCGATCCTGTTTCTCTACTGTTTCTAGAATGCGACTTGCTCTTTTATCTGCTTGTGTTAACTCGGTTTCTCCAGGTTCTATAGCATTAAACGATCGCAATCGTTGCTCTCGTTGAATCAGCCCTTCAGTTCGTTCAGCCTGCTCCTGAATTAAATCTAGAATTTGCTGGAGACGCTTTTGTTGTTTAGAAGCAGTATTCTGCAATGATTTGAAAACGTTTTCTCCAACCGCAAGCCCTAACGCTGCAAGTTGAGTTGCCAATCCAGCAACATTGATGCCGTTGACCTCGTATCCAGACACCGCAGCTCTAGCACCCATATTTGAAATTTCTTCAACTACAATTTGACCGTCGAGCGATGGTTTTTCATTCCGGTCATCTTTTTGGTCTTGAAACTTACCGTTATCCTGTTGGCGCTTACCGTTGCTCGGTTGGGTCTTAGATTTCGATTTGGATTTAGTAACACTTTTAACAGGTGTAGAAGCTAGTTCGTCTACCTCTAAATTTAGGTCTGTGTCATTGAGTAGATCGTCTAACTCATCCTCGGAGAGAGACTGCTTAAAATCTTCAATCTGCTTTGGAGCAGATTTGCCTTTACCGTTCTGTTTTCCAGCTTGACGTTGTTTGGGCAGTTTAGCAGTCTGGGCGATCGGTTCGTCATCTAGTTCCAAGTCGCGATCGCTCTCAAACTTATCTTCTATTTCACTCTCAAACTTTTCTAACTCTTCAACGTCACTTTCAAACTCATCATCAATTCCTAAACTCTCCAGAATTGCGGAGGGGGTGTATTTGTTTTCATCAATTTCTACCCCATGCTTTTGCAGGTTCAGTGCCAAATATTTACCACTAGTGCGTTCTTTGGGGTTACTGATGAGGTAGAACCGAAAGCCTCTAATTTCTCCGTCTGTACCTTCACACAGCTCCATTGCAATTGGTTGACTGCTGTGTTCCTCACTGTAAGACTCCACAAATTCTTTAAAATCTTGCAATGATGAAATAGAACCGTCTCCAATGACGGTTTCAAGGGCTTTATCGACTAATTTAGAAATGTGCTTGAGCTTTTTAGGGTCAGTCAAGTTTGACCAAGGTTTTTGTTTCTGGACACGATGACCTATACCAGAATGACTTGATGCTTTCGCTTTTGTCATATCAGCAAATACTAAATATTAAAATACATAGATTTCCATTAGATACCAGCTTGGCTATAGCTGACCCTAGTAGGAATCATCATATTTGAAGCCAATAAATATGAGTCTTTTTCTGCTTTATTATTTATTCTTTTTGCTATAAATAATACTTTAGCAAGCAGTATTTACACTGCCAAGTCTAATCCAATTCAGTTTGCTTTTTTTTCAAAAACTTTTGATATTCTGAAGAAGAATGTAAAGTGCGTGTAAACTTGGAGGGCTGCTGTTGATCAAGCCGTTGGTATTGCTTCAACATCTGCTCAAACGCCTTGGTTAGCACTGGAGACAAAGGATGAGTTACTGCAACGGTGTGTAAATTAAACTGAGCGATCGTTCGTTTAGCTTCACCTTCTAGCCCACCGCGAATCCGCGTGTCACCCGATGCCTCGACATAAGCATCCCAACTTCCCACTCCAACTCGGACTGGCTTCTCATGGTCTGGCTTGATTCCTTGATTCAAGCACTTTTGTGCATACGCCGCTGATACGCCAGCAATAAGCTTGTCCATTACAGTGGATTGTTCTTTTAAATTAGACACCATTGCTGTAGACTTCCTGTTTTGGGATCGGAGCTGGCGTTTATGAATTTGCTCGCTAAAGTTAGTATCAGCTTTGTTGCTTGATCGCTCTGGAGGAGATGGAAAATCGGCTTGTTTTGATTCTTCTTTGGATGCGATTGCGCGGAGCGCAGTGCCAGAGGCAATCGCAATAACTGGTAAGCAAACCGATTCGGGATCGACGTGCAACGTGACTTTAGATCCTTCTGGCTCAATAGTGCCGCTGAAAGTTGACCCAATCGGCAGCTTTGGTGTCTCTGGTGAAAAAGTGCCTAAAATCTTACCGTCAATAGCAATAGCAGGAGTACCATTGTAACGGTAGTAATTGGGATTATCTGGCTCTAACTTAAGCGTATCAACCTTAAAGTCAATAGATTGGTTTCTCCACTGACGCGAATTCAAGTTCTCTGCGGCAAATTCATTATGTTTAATACCTAAAACTTGAATCTGATCGATCTGCGTGGATTCAAGTTGCTGGCAGATTTCATCGGTAAACAAGTTATAAACTAAAGCTCCAACACCAGGTTGAGTGCGTGACATTGCCCAGTTATAGTTTTGTGGTGCAACTATCCACAGTTTATCGGGTAAATTAAGTTGTTCTGAGCCATTAAAGTTATTTCCATATCTTGCTTCTAACTTTTCAATCACCTTGGGAGATAAATCTTTGAACACAAAATCAACCATCGGCAGCTCGGAATTGATCATTGCCGTATACTCAATTTCCCGTTCATCCAAAGACTGCTTCCACTTAAGTGCTTCATCTCCAAAGGGAATGCTGAGAACATAAGCATCGCGAGGTAGCGCTTCGTTAGGCAATTCGTAATCAACTTCTAACCCAAAAGTTATCTTCAGCTTTTTAGCAATTTTAAGACACGTTTCTTCGGCTCCTCTACGTTCTGGTCTGCTGTGCTGGCTATACCAAAGCGCACTGGCAGCAGCAGAGCGTTCTTCTGGTTCGACAAAAAGCTCTGCAATTTCTGCTCTGTAGGAATCGTACAATCTACCGAGTTCTTTATTAAATGCTTCTGAGTCTTCACCAACTCTTTCTTTGATTTCGTTGCGAGACTCCTCAAACCTAAG
This genomic interval from Chroococcidiopsis sp. TS-821 contains the following:
- a CDS encoding ATP-binding protein — encoded protein: MNSAPEREFIRFNKILGKEASIGPIPANQLVPWIAIAMVCYTITNGFLSLGIQWFFATTFWLILSWWILNGNKPYKFIDQFKRPPGKDWCNGNKIYISPLPQERPRWIRQRYSDSVVRVRLKPKVVPNQYQGKSIFMPFQNDVNLCCIAEIKKDNREVSAFLLEQGKDQYQVVFMFKLEGLHDVLTRNEVSGFADQVTEGFKGIPAKERMTFCLGCYSEDLERQQQLEDLADDCQLAPIAVLLRNEQKRVRELTVKGTRQVWQQYIFCTWTASNTAESAHSDWWSKIESKLKFGILAAIAGNTKVYQEQFFQKLFVKAFQEGFIPWELLLTTKMGLNVTPCTKTEAWQWLWNRFNSATAPAIPQVITLEENSDDGYKLYETKTTEKHSVTVLIEGHNGESACPEHRESRDTVFIRGRGVNKQCGVVVMEEPPTGWISAREQLRWVWKCMSAGFIRDTEAWVEISLANNFLIQDNLARQAKQTKAAKTRAFTKGAGRDVGAEIKQEESFDAQRRLYEGMKALHCAPVFLVFRETQEELNVACNAFANNFDTAKLIRERNIAWELWLQTLPITTKRMLHSTDVLSSERRLTPDTQTIAGFLPLTLPKAIDRRGVEFVSDRGGKPIYIDLFDGGAKRLLVTGTSGSGKSVMVWRFALEAVANNIPVVGMDISSGGNSSFKTAVQLLGDRGAYFDISRGSSNLMEPPDLRRFKKEEQQRRMESWKESILKALLAIAMGKVNSPHLAQRVEAILRLTLDVFLREPDIIDRYNRAFEQGWKSQEWQQIPILADFTRYCTRERLNLRSFEDLDRQAINQINSQISALLVSRLGRAIGRPSTFSPEPVVKFFALSGLTSEQDAYLMAISAHAACIRNALSHPQSLFIGDELSVLLKKPGFAQMIGETCATGRKDGIAVCLIGQDPDSFYDCAAGPQIMQNLNYRLTGCITSAAALSFQKLLGYDPAIISQNATESFLPRRSDLFSYWLIEKDGRFWKTRFYPGEMMLAAVANNQDEQMARNRVMVKYPDTVLGKLQGLAEFTQAYIPALKEGTGLKQIGISAIKGSAIPTVTQASECGSALIDVAMLSDSDRPLAA